A genome region from Salvia splendens isolate huo1 chromosome 19, SspV2, whole genome shotgun sequence includes the following:
- the LOC121780309 gene encoding probable receptor-like serine/threonine-protein kinase At5g57670 isoform X2, with protein sequence MVAAAAEDCSAGRTVVVGVKLDSYSRELLTWALVKVAHAGDRVIALHVLKNNEIVDRDGKSSLLSLVKAFDSILEVYEGFCNLKQVDLKLKICRGSSIQKILVREAKSYYASEVIVGTAQTHHTIRSSASVAKYCAKKLSKECAVLAVNNGKVVFHRESSLAASRVSVKELEHNRRNGLLSALQRSFSKNIKVLNEGGDPIRPMLTWGESGCGRPDLVEQKCSICTPDSVTWHDSCREAAEVPSKDEGKRERDSSMAIVPVKKVEVASGSVSLLLGGLSEVKPGWPLLRHAMVRNTSSSQIQQVRQISVVQWAMRLPSRYGLFIENSTRKDSDSSNHDQDHQLDGESGAIVPVGNEAVSVPSSPDSVSRSLPEELEGLHEKYSATCRLFKFRELELATSNFRKGSIIGKGGSSQVYRGCLPDGKELAVKILNPSETALKEFVLEIEIITAIHHKNIISLFGFCFEDNHLLLVYDFLSRGSLEDNLHGDKKDPFSFGWNERYRVAIGVAEALEYLHNREGQPVIHRDVKSSNILLFDDFEPQLSDFGLAKWASPNSTHITCTNVAGTFGYLAPEYFMYGKVNEKIDVYAYGVVLLELLSGRKPISSNCLKGQESLVMWAKPILTSGKLTTLLDPNLGSNYDHDQVERMILAASLCIRRAPRARPQMGQVLKLLRGDHEAVKWARLQVNASEGPVYIEVSNSVEGFDAIDDETISQSNMQSHLDLAMLGVEEDLLSVSSSEQRVSLEDYLRGRRSRSSSLD encoded by the exons ATGGTGGCTGCCGCCGCCGAAGACTGCTCCGCCGGGCGCACGGTGGTGGTGGGCGTCAAGCTCGACTCCTACAGCAGAGAGCTCCTCACGTGGGCTCTCGTTAAAGTCGCCCACGCCGGTGATCGCGTCATCGCTCTTCATGTTCTCAAGAACAacg AAATTGTTGATCGTGATGGAAAATCATCCCTTCTCTCTCTAGTTAAAGCTTTCGATTCAATTCTTGAAGTTTATGAAGGATTCTGTAATTTAAAGCAG GTTGATCTCAAACTAAAGATCTGCAGAGGTTCGTCGATTCAGAAAATCCTTGTTCGTGAAGCTAAATCTTACTACGCGTCGGAAGTTATAGTGGGAACGGCTCAAACTCATCACACGATTCGTTCTTCAGCATCCGTTGCTAAATACTGTGCAAAGAAACTGTCAAAGGAATGTGCTGTGTTGGCTGTGAACAATGGGAAGGTTGTGTTTCACCGCGAATCTAGTTTGGCAGCGTCGCGTGTTAGTGTCAAAG AACTCGAACATAATCGTAGGAATGGTTTACTTTCTGCTCTGCAAAGATCGTTCAGCAAGAACATCAAAGTGCTTAACGAAGGTGGTGATCCGATTAGGCCAATGCTGACATGGGGAGAAAGTGGTTGTGGTAGACCAGACTTGGTTGAGCAGAAATGCTCGATTTGCACGCCAGATTCAGTGACATGGCATGACTCGTGCAGGGAGGCAGCTGAGGTGCCTTCAAAGGATGAAGGTAAGAGGGAGAGGGATTCTTCGATGGCGATTGTTCCGGTGAAGAAGGTGGAGGTTGCATCCGGTTCGGTGTCGTTGTTGCTAGGGGGGTTGTCTGAAGTGAAGCCTGGTTGGCCGCTTCTTCGCCATGCCATGGTTCGTAACACTAGCTCTTCACAGATTCAGCAAGTGAGACAGATATCCGTGGTTCAGTGGGCGATGAGGCTACCGAGTAGATATGGATTGTTTATCGAGAATTCGACTAGGAAAGACTCTGACTCCTCAAATCATGACCAAGATCATCAACTAGATGGAGAGAGTGGTGCAATTGTTCCTGTTGGGAATGAGGCCGTGTCTGTTCCATCGAGCCCCGACTCCGTTTCAAGGTCCTTGCCGGAGGAGCTGGAGGGCCTTCACGAGAAGTACTCGGCCACGTGCAGACTGTTTAAGTTCAGGGAACTTGAGCTAGCTACCTCCAACTTCAGAAAAG GGAGCATAATAGGTAAAGGAGGCAGTAGTCAGGTCTATCGAGGTTGCCTTCCCGATGGGAAGGAGCTTGCCGTGAAGATCTTGAACCCATCCGAGACTGCTCTGAAGGAGTTTGTCCTAGAAATCGAGATCATCACCGCGATACATCACAAAAACATAATCTCACTCTTTGGATTCTGTTTTGAAGACAATCATCTTCTCTTGGTGTATGATTTTCTATCAAGAGGAAGCCTTGAAGATAATCTTCATG GTGATAAGAAGGATCCGTTCTCATTTGGGTGGAACGAGAGGTATAGGGTCGCTATAGGTGTCGCTGAGGCTTTGGAGTATCTCCACAACAGAGAAGGGCAGCCTGTGATCCACAGAGATGTTAAGTCATCAAACATACTTCTATTCGATGATTTCGAGCCTCAG CTTTCAGACTTTGGGCTTGCTAAATGGGCATCACCGAATTCGACTCACATAACTTGCACTAACGTTGCTGGCACGTTCGG ATATTTGGCTCCTGAGTATTTCATGTATGGGAAGGTAAACGAGAAGATAGATGTCTACGCCTATGGAGTAGTTCTTCTCGAGCTTCTCTCGGGGAGGAAGCCGATAAGCAGCAACTGCCTTAAAGGACAAGAGAGCCTTGTTATGTGG GCGAAGCCAATTCTGACATCGGGAAAGCTCACCACGTTGCTTGATCCGAACCTAGGAAGCAACTATGATCATGATCAAGTGGAGAGGATGATTCTAGCTGCGTCGCTCTGCATCAGACGTGCACCACGTGCTCGACCCCAGATGGGCCAA GTTTTGAAGCTTCTCCGAGGCGATCATGAGGCCGTGAAGTGGGCTAGACTGCAAGTGAACGCTTCTGAAGGGCCTGTTTACATTGAAGTTAGCAACTCCGTGGAAGGGTTTGATGCAATAGACGACGAAACCATCTCACAATCCAATATGCAGTCCCACCTCGACCTTGCAATGCTTGGCGTGGAGGAGGATTTGCTCTCCGTGAGTAGCAGCGAGCAGAGGGTTTCCTTGGAAGATTATCTACGAGGTAGGCGGAGTCGCTCTTCTAGCCTCGACTAA
- the LOC121780309 gene encoding probable receptor-like serine/threonine-protein kinase At5g57670 isoform X1, whose amino-acid sequence MVAAAAEDCSAGRTVVVGVKLDSYSRELLTWALVKVAHAGDRVIALHVLKNNEIVDRDGKSSLLSLVKAFDSILEVYEGFCNLKQVDLKLKICRGSSIQKILVREAKSYYASEVIVGTAQTHHTIRSSASVAKYCAKKLSKECAVLAVNNGKVVFHRESSLAASRVSVKELEHNRRNGLLSALQRSFSKNIKVLNEGGDPIRPMLTWGESGCGRPDLVEQKCSICTPDSVTWHDSCREAAEVPSKDEGKRERDSSMAIVPVKKVEVASGSVSLLLGGLSEVKPGWPLLRHAMVRNTSSSQIQQVRQISVVQWAMRLPSRYGLFIENSTRKDSDSSNHDQDHQLDGESGAIVPVGNEAVSVPSSPDSVSRSLPEELEGLHEKYSATCRLFKFRELELATSNFRKGSIIGKGGSSQVYRGCLPDGKELAVKILNPSETALKEFVLEIEIITAIHHKNIISLFGFCFEDNHLLLVYDFLSRGSLEDNLHGDKKDPFSFGWNERYRVAIGVAEALEYLHNREGQPVIHRDVKSSNILLFDDFEPQLSDFGLAKWASPNSTHITCTNVAGTFGYLAPEYFMYGKVNEKIDVYAYGVVLLELLSGRKPISSNCLKGQESLVMWAKPILTSGKLTTLLDPNLGSNYDHDQVERMILAASLCIRRAPRARPQMGQVSGSSLRLTPRKEFDLTLLCCWQVLKLLRGDHEAVKWARLQVNASEGPVYIEVSNSVEGFDAIDDETISQSNMQSHLDLAMLGVEEDLLSVSSSEQRVSLEDYLRGRRSRSSSLD is encoded by the exons ATGGTGGCTGCCGCCGCCGAAGACTGCTCCGCCGGGCGCACGGTGGTGGTGGGCGTCAAGCTCGACTCCTACAGCAGAGAGCTCCTCACGTGGGCTCTCGTTAAAGTCGCCCACGCCGGTGATCGCGTCATCGCTCTTCATGTTCTCAAGAACAacg AAATTGTTGATCGTGATGGAAAATCATCCCTTCTCTCTCTAGTTAAAGCTTTCGATTCAATTCTTGAAGTTTATGAAGGATTCTGTAATTTAAAGCAG GTTGATCTCAAACTAAAGATCTGCAGAGGTTCGTCGATTCAGAAAATCCTTGTTCGTGAAGCTAAATCTTACTACGCGTCGGAAGTTATAGTGGGAACGGCTCAAACTCATCACACGATTCGTTCTTCAGCATCCGTTGCTAAATACTGTGCAAAGAAACTGTCAAAGGAATGTGCTGTGTTGGCTGTGAACAATGGGAAGGTTGTGTTTCACCGCGAATCTAGTTTGGCAGCGTCGCGTGTTAGTGTCAAAG AACTCGAACATAATCGTAGGAATGGTTTACTTTCTGCTCTGCAAAGATCGTTCAGCAAGAACATCAAAGTGCTTAACGAAGGTGGTGATCCGATTAGGCCAATGCTGACATGGGGAGAAAGTGGTTGTGGTAGACCAGACTTGGTTGAGCAGAAATGCTCGATTTGCACGCCAGATTCAGTGACATGGCATGACTCGTGCAGGGAGGCAGCTGAGGTGCCTTCAAAGGATGAAGGTAAGAGGGAGAGGGATTCTTCGATGGCGATTGTTCCGGTGAAGAAGGTGGAGGTTGCATCCGGTTCGGTGTCGTTGTTGCTAGGGGGGTTGTCTGAAGTGAAGCCTGGTTGGCCGCTTCTTCGCCATGCCATGGTTCGTAACACTAGCTCTTCACAGATTCAGCAAGTGAGACAGATATCCGTGGTTCAGTGGGCGATGAGGCTACCGAGTAGATATGGATTGTTTATCGAGAATTCGACTAGGAAAGACTCTGACTCCTCAAATCATGACCAAGATCATCAACTAGATGGAGAGAGTGGTGCAATTGTTCCTGTTGGGAATGAGGCCGTGTCTGTTCCATCGAGCCCCGACTCCGTTTCAAGGTCCTTGCCGGAGGAGCTGGAGGGCCTTCACGAGAAGTACTCGGCCACGTGCAGACTGTTTAAGTTCAGGGAACTTGAGCTAGCTACCTCCAACTTCAGAAAAG GGAGCATAATAGGTAAAGGAGGCAGTAGTCAGGTCTATCGAGGTTGCCTTCCCGATGGGAAGGAGCTTGCCGTGAAGATCTTGAACCCATCCGAGACTGCTCTGAAGGAGTTTGTCCTAGAAATCGAGATCATCACCGCGATACATCACAAAAACATAATCTCACTCTTTGGATTCTGTTTTGAAGACAATCATCTTCTCTTGGTGTATGATTTTCTATCAAGAGGAAGCCTTGAAGATAATCTTCATG GTGATAAGAAGGATCCGTTCTCATTTGGGTGGAACGAGAGGTATAGGGTCGCTATAGGTGTCGCTGAGGCTTTGGAGTATCTCCACAACAGAGAAGGGCAGCCTGTGATCCACAGAGATGTTAAGTCATCAAACATACTTCTATTCGATGATTTCGAGCCTCAG CTTTCAGACTTTGGGCTTGCTAAATGGGCATCACCGAATTCGACTCACATAACTTGCACTAACGTTGCTGGCACGTTCGG ATATTTGGCTCCTGAGTATTTCATGTATGGGAAGGTAAACGAGAAGATAGATGTCTACGCCTATGGAGTAGTTCTTCTCGAGCTTCTCTCGGGGAGGAAGCCGATAAGCAGCAACTGCCTTAAAGGACAAGAGAGCCTTGTTATGTGG GCGAAGCCAATTCTGACATCGGGAAAGCTCACCACGTTGCTTGATCCGAACCTAGGAAGCAACTATGATCATGATCAAGTGGAGAGGATGATTCTAGCTGCGTCGCTCTGCATCAGACGTGCACCACGTGCTCGACCCCAGATGGGCCAAGTAAGCGGTTCTAGTCTTCGTCTCACTCCAAGAAAAGAGTTCGACTTAACACTCCTTTGTTGTTGGCAGGTTTTGAAGCTTCTCCGAGGCGATCATGAGGCCGTGAAGTGGGCTAGACTGCAAGTGAACGCTTCTGAAGGGCCTGTTTACATTGAAGTTAGCAACTCCGTGGAAGGGTTTGATGCAATAGACGACGAAACCATCTCACAATCCAATATGCAGTCCCACCTCGACCTTGCAATGCTTGGCGTGGAGGAGGATTTGCTCTCCGTGAGTAGCAGCGAGCAGAGGGTTTCCTTGGAAGATTATCTACGAGGTAGGCGGAGTCGCTCTTCTAGCCTCGACTAA